Proteins from one Monodelphis domestica isolate mMonDom1 chromosome 6, mMonDom1.pri, whole genome shotgun sequence genomic window:
- the CTSF gene encoding cathepsin F isoform X2, whose protein sequence is MEAWLLLFPMLSLLLGGEGRHLPLASDPALEAPTQFAMEIYNRGRDPGAAAVLQSVRGRSLKMAQGVLYSLEVTLAEPPCSPPTACKHPQSSGTLLCRFEVLDQMWAKQTLLEQDCGQPGSQPLPWSSDHQPPPGLPSKARNQSSPDAGLLAEPHSSSLPRMGDSVELISLFKDFLTTYNKSYANATETQRRLGIFARNLELAHKLQELDQGSAQYGVTKFSDLTEEEFRMFYLNPLLSSLPGRALRPAPRARGPAPASWDWRDHGAVTAVKNQGMCGSCWAFSVTGNVEGQWFLRRGALLTLSEQELVDCDTLDQACGGGLPSNAYTAIETLGGLETEKDYSYEGRKERCSFSPDKARAYINSSVDLSRDEQEIAAWLAENGPVSIALNAFAMQFYRRGVSHPFRPLCSPWFIDHAVLLVGYGDRSGIPFWAIKNSWGPDWGEEGYYYLYRGARACGMNTMASSAIVD, encoded by the exons ATGGAGGCCTGGCTGCTGCTCTTCCCGATGCTGTCGCTTCTCCTTGGCGGGGAAGGCAGGCACCTTCCGCTGGCCTCGGACCCCGCTCTGGAGGCGCCTACGCAATTTGCGATGGAGATTTATAACCGAGGCCGGGATCCCGGGGCTGCTGCTGTGCTACAGAGCGTTCGAGGGCGGAGCCTGAAG ATGGCCCAGGGGGTGCTCTACTCCCTAGAGGTGACATTGGCTGAGCCGCCATGCAGCCCCCCCACCGCCTGCAAGCACCCCCAGTCTTCAGGGACCCTG CTTTGTCGCTTTGAAGTCCTGGACCAGATGTGGGCCAAACAGACGCTGCTGGAGCAAGATTGTGGTCAGCCTG GCTCCCAGCCTCTTCCCTGGAGTTCTGACCATCAGCCTCCTCCTGGCCTCCCATCCAAGGCGAGGAACCAGAGCAGTCCAGATGCGGGCTTGTTGGCTGAGCCCCACAGCTCGTCCTTGCCCAGGATG ggtgactcagtggagcTCATCAGTCTCTTCAAGGACTTCCTCACCACCTACAATAAAAGCTACGCCAATGCCACAG AGACCCAGCGGCGTCTGGGCATCTTTGCCCGGAACCTGGAGCTGGCCCACAAGCTGCAGGAGTTGGACCAGGGCTCTGCCCAGTATGGCGTCACCAAGTTCAGTGACCTCACAG AGGAGGAGTTTCGGATGTTCTATCTGAACCCTCTATTAAGCAGCCTCCCGGGCCGGGCCCTGAGGCCAGCCCCTCGGGCCCGAGGTCCAGCCCCTGCCTCCTGGGACTGGAGGGACCACGGGGCGGTCACTGCCGTCAAGAATCAG GGCATGTGCGGCTCCTGCTGGGCCTTCTCCGTGACTGGCAACGTGGAGGGCCAGTGGTTTCTCCGCCGCGGGGCCCTGCTGACCCTTTCCGAGCAGG AGCTGGTGGACTGCGACACGCTGGACCAGGCCTGCGGCGGAGGCCTCCCCTCGAACGCCTACACGGCGATCGAGACCCTGG GCGGGCTCGAGACGGAGAAGGATTACAGTTACGAGGGGCGCAAGGAGCGCTGCAGCTTCTCCCCGGACAAGGCCAGAGCCTACATCAACAGCTCGGTGGACCTGAGCCGCGACGAGCAAG agaTTGCTGCCTGGCTGGCAGAGAACGGCCCTGTCTCCATTGCTCTCAACGCCTTCGCCATGCAG TTCTACCGCCGCGGCGTCTCCCACCCATTCCGGCCCCTCTGCAGCCCCTGGTTCATCGACCACGCCGTGCTGCTCGTGGGCTACGGTGACC GCTCCGGCATCCCCTTCTGGGCCATCAAGAACAGCTGGGGCCCTGACTGGGGCGAGGAG GGTTACTACTACTTATATCGGGGCGCCCGGGCCTGTGGCATGAACACCATGGCCAGCTCGGCCATCGTGGACTAG
- the CTSF gene encoding cathepsin F isoform X1, producing the protein MEAWLLLFPMLSLLLGGEGRHLPLASDPALEAPTQFAMEIYNRGRDPGAAAVLQSVRGRSLKMAQGVLYSLEVTLAEPPCSPPTACKHPQSSGTLLCRFEVLDQMWAKQTLLEQDCGQPGEKREPRAVGSQPLPWSSDHQPPPGLPSKARNQSSPDAGLLAEPHSSSLPRMGDSVELISLFKDFLTTYNKSYANATETQRRLGIFARNLELAHKLQELDQGSAQYGVTKFSDLTEEEFRMFYLNPLLSSLPGRALRPAPRARGPAPASWDWRDHGAVTAVKNQGMCGSCWAFSVTGNVEGQWFLRRGALLTLSEQELVDCDTLDQACGGGLPSNAYTAIETLGGLETEKDYSYEGRKERCSFSPDKARAYINSSVDLSRDEQEIAAWLAENGPVSIALNAFAMQFYRRGVSHPFRPLCSPWFIDHAVLLVGYGDRSGIPFWAIKNSWGPDWGEEGYYYLYRGARACGMNTMASSAIVD; encoded by the exons ATGGAGGCCTGGCTGCTGCTCTTCCCGATGCTGTCGCTTCTCCTTGGCGGGGAAGGCAGGCACCTTCCGCTGGCCTCGGACCCCGCTCTGGAGGCGCCTACGCAATTTGCGATGGAGATTTATAACCGAGGCCGGGATCCCGGGGCTGCTGCTGTGCTACAGAGCGTTCGAGGGCGGAGCCTGAAG ATGGCCCAGGGGGTGCTCTACTCCCTAGAGGTGACATTGGCTGAGCCGCCATGCAGCCCCCCCACCGCCTGCAAGCACCCCCAGTCTTCAGGGACCCTG CTTTGTCGCTTTGAAGTCCTGGACCAGATGTGGGCCAAACAGACGCTGCTGGAGCAAGATTGTGGTCAGCCTGGTGAGAAGAGAGAGCCTAGGGCGGTCG GCTCCCAGCCTCTTCCCTGGAGTTCTGACCATCAGCCTCCTCCTGGCCTCCCATCCAAGGCGAGGAACCAGAGCAGTCCAGATGCGGGCTTGTTGGCTGAGCCCCACAGCTCGTCCTTGCCCAGGATG ggtgactcagtggagcTCATCAGTCTCTTCAAGGACTTCCTCACCACCTACAATAAAAGCTACGCCAATGCCACAG AGACCCAGCGGCGTCTGGGCATCTTTGCCCGGAACCTGGAGCTGGCCCACAAGCTGCAGGAGTTGGACCAGGGCTCTGCCCAGTATGGCGTCACCAAGTTCAGTGACCTCACAG AGGAGGAGTTTCGGATGTTCTATCTGAACCCTCTATTAAGCAGCCTCCCGGGCCGGGCCCTGAGGCCAGCCCCTCGGGCCCGAGGTCCAGCCCCTGCCTCCTGGGACTGGAGGGACCACGGGGCGGTCACTGCCGTCAAGAATCAG GGCATGTGCGGCTCCTGCTGGGCCTTCTCCGTGACTGGCAACGTGGAGGGCCAGTGGTTTCTCCGCCGCGGGGCCCTGCTGACCCTTTCCGAGCAGG AGCTGGTGGACTGCGACACGCTGGACCAGGCCTGCGGCGGAGGCCTCCCCTCGAACGCCTACACGGCGATCGAGACCCTGG GCGGGCTCGAGACGGAGAAGGATTACAGTTACGAGGGGCGCAAGGAGCGCTGCAGCTTCTCCCCGGACAAGGCCAGAGCCTACATCAACAGCTCGGTGGACCTGAGCCGCGACGAGCAAG agaTTGCTGCCTGGCTGGCAGAGAACGGCCCTGTCTCCATTGCTCTCAACGCCTTCGCCATGCAG TTCTACCGCCGCGGCGTCTCCCACCCATTCCGGCCCCTCTGCAGCCCCTGGTTCATCGACCACGCCGTGCTGCTCGTGGGCTACGGTGACC GCTCCGGCATCCCCTTCTGGGCCATCAAGAACAGCTGGGGCCCTGACTGGGGCGAGGAG GGTTACTACTACTTATATCGGGGCGCCCGGGCCTGTGGCATGAACACCATGGCCAGCTCGGCCATCGTGGACTAG
- the ACTN3 gene encoding alpha-actinin-3 produces the protein MMMVLQPDGLGEGQGPYGGGEYMEQEEDWDRDLLLDPAWEKQQRKTFTAWCNSHLRKAGTQIENIEEDFRNGLKLMLLLEVISGERLPRPDKGKMRFHKIANVNKALDFIASKGVKLVSIGAEEIVDGNLKMTLGMIWTIILRFAIQDISVEETSAKEGLLLWCQRKTAPYRNVNVQNFHTSWKDGLALCALIHRHRPDLIDYAKLRKDDPIGNLNTAFEVAEKYLDIPKMLDAEDIVNTPKPDEKAVMTYVSCFYHAFAGAEQAETAANRICKVLAVNQENEKLMEEYEKLASELLEWIRRTVPWLENRTGEPSMSAMQRKLEDFREYRRLHKPPRVQEKCQLEINFNTLQTKLRLSHRPAFMPSEGKLVSDIANAWRGLEQAEKGYEDWLLAEIRRLQRLQHLAEKFQQKASLHESWTRGKEDMLSHRDYESASLQEVRALLRRHEAFESDLAAHQDRVEQIAAIAQELNELDYHDAASVNSRCQAICDQWDSLGTLTQKRRDALERMEKLLETIDQLQLEFARRAAPFNNWLDGAVEDLQDVWLVHSVEETQSLITAHEQFKATLPEADRERGAILGIQGEIQKICQTYGLRLSSSNPYISLTPQDITSKWEMVRKLVPSRDQTLQEELARQQANERLRRQFAAQANAIGPWIQGKVEEVGRLAVGLAGSLEEQMAGLRQQEQNIINYKSNVDRLEGDHQLLQESLVFDNKHTVYSMEHIRVGWEQLLTSIARTINEVENQVLTRDAKGLSQEQLNEFRASFNHFDRKRNGMMEPDDFRACLISMGYDLGEVEFARIMTMVDPNAAGVVTFQAFIDFMTRETAETDTAEQVVASFKILAGDKNYITGEELRRELPPEQAEYCIRRMAPYTGPGAPSGALDYVAFSSALYGESDL, from the exons GGGAGAGGCTGCCCAGGCCGGATAAAGGCAAGATGCGCTTCCACAAGATCGCCAACGTCAACAAGGCCCTGGACTTCATCGCCAGCAAAGGGGTCAAGCTGGTGTCCATCGGGGCGGAAG AGATCGTGGACGGGAACCTCAAGATGACGCTGGGGATGATCTGGACCATCATCCTGCGCTTTGCCATCCAGGACATCTCCGTGGAGG AGACCTCTGCCAAGGAGGGCCTGCTGCTGTGGTGCCAGCGGAAGACGGCGCCCTACCGCAACGTGAACGTGCAGAACTTCCACACCAG CTGGAAGGACGGCCTGGCCCTCTGTGCACTCATCCACCGTCACCGCCCCGACCTCATCGATTACGCCAAGCTCCGGAAG GACGACCCCATTGGCAACCTGAACACCGCCTTCGAGGTCGCCGAGAAGTACCTGGACATCCCCAAGATGCTGGATGCAGAAG ACATCGTGAACACCCCCAAGCCCGACGAGAAGGCCGTCATGACCTACGTGTCCTGCTTCTACCATGCCTTTGCAGGGGCCGAGCAG GCCGAGACGGCGGCCAACAGGATCTGCAAGGTGCTGGCGGTGAACCAGGAGAATGAAAAGCTGATGGAGGAGTACGAGAAGCTAGCCAGCGAG CTGCTAGAGTGGATCCGCCGCACTGTGCCATGGCTGGAGAACCGCACCGGCGAGCCCAGCATGAGCGCCATGCAGCGGAAGCTGGAGGACTTCCGGGAGTACCGCCGGCTGCACAAGCCGCCCCGCGTGCAGGAGAAGTGCCAGCTGGAGATCAACTTCAACACCCTGCAGACCAAGCTCCGGCTCAGCCACCGGCCGGCCTTCATGCCCTCTGAGGGCAAGCTGGTTTCG GACATTGCCAACGCCTGGCGAGGCCTGGAGCAGGCCGAGAAGGGCTACGAGGACTGGCTGCTGGCCGAGATCAGGCGGCTGCAGCGCCTCCAGCACCTGGCCGAGAAGTTCCAGCAGAAGGCGTCCCTGCACGAGAGCTGGACCCGGG GAAAGGAAGACATGCTGAGCCACCGGGACTATGAGTCGGCCTCCCTGCAGGAGGTCCGGGCGCTGCTGCGGAGGCACGAGGCCTTCGAGAGTGACCTGGCCGCCCACCAAGACAGGGTGGAGCAGATTGCTGCCATAGCGCAAGAGCTCAA CGAACTGGATTACCATGACGCAGCCTCTGTGAACAGCCGCTGCCAGGCCATCTGTGACCAGTGGGACTCCCTGGGGACTCTGACTCAGAAAAGGAGGGATGCTTTGGAG AGGATGGAGAAGCTCCTAGAAACCATAGACCAGCTGCAGTTGGAGTTTGCCAGACGAGCGGCCCCTTTCAACAACTGGCTGGATGGGGCAGTGGAGGACCTGCAGGACGTGTGGCTGGTGCACTCAGTGGAGGAGACCCAG AGCCTCATCACCGCTCACGAGCAGTTCAAGGCCACTCTCCCCGAGGCTGACCGCGAGCGGGGCGCCATCCTGGGCATTCAGGGGGAGATCCAGAAGATCTGCCAGACCTACGGGCTGCGCCTGAGCAGCTCCAACCCTTACATCAGCCTCACGCCCCAGGACATCACCAGCAAGTGGGAGATG GTGCGGAAGCTGGTGCCCAGCCGTGACCAGACCCTGCAAGAGGAGCTCGCCCGGCAGCAGGCCAATGAGAGGCTGCGCAGACAGTTCGCGGCTCAGGCCAATGCTATCGGCCCTTGGATTCAGGGAAAAGTAGAG GAAGTTGGACGCCTGGCTGTGGGGCTGGCTGGCTCCTTAGAAGAACAGATGGCAGGACTGAGGCAGCAGGAACAAAACATCATTAACTATAAGAGCAACGTGGACCGGCTTGAGGGTGACCACCAGCTGCTGCAGGAGAGCCTGGTGTTTGATAACAAGCACACCGTGTACAGCATGGAG CATATCCGTGTGGGCTGGGAGCAGTTGCTCACCTCCATTGCCAGGACCATCAATGAGGTAGAAAACCAGGTGCTGACCCGGGATGCCAAAGGCCTGAGTCAAGAACAGCTCAATGAGTTCCGGGCCTCCTTCAACCACTTTGATCGG AAACGGAACGGCATGATGGAGCCTGATGATTTCCGAGCCTGTCTCATCTCCATGGGCTACGACTTG GGAGAAGTAGAGTTTGCTCGCATCATGACAATGGTGGACCCCAACGCAGCTGGGGTCGTCACCTTCCAGGCCTTCATTGACTTCATGACCCGGGAGACGGCCGAGACGGACACGGCAGAGCAGGTTGTGGCCTCCTTCAAGATCTTGGCTGGAGACAAG AACTACATCACAGGAGAGGAGCTGCGGCGGGAGCTACCACCAGAGCAGGCCGAGTACTGCATCCGCCGGATGGCCCCCTACACCGGGCCGGGGGCGCCCTCAGGGGCTCTGGACTACGTAGCCTTCTCCAGCGCCCTCTATGGAGAAAGCGACCTCTGA